In a genomic window of Vigna angularis cultivar LongXiaoDou No.4 chromosome 6, ASM1680809v1, whole genome shotgun sequence:
- the LOC108342897 gene encoding uncharacterized protein LOC108342897 encodes MHQKKSELQIGKESSGISSDFKPLLHHYHHHSHPVPNLAPNHNLETLTSTAPYKRPSLSKSQTLHRFPKARHATAPSVTTAGATATWLSSAVSLRRRLRHRVRLFLFLSLPFFYFLVSHPTNSFLLDFLSAFFFSAALFFSLNLALPRIPSLRLFLKPKARPALKLPVFCARPAQPVFQFSVVAYSNGDVYEGEFRGGKCCGSGVYYYSMSGRYEGDWVEGKYDGFGVETWARGSRYRGQYRQGLRHGFGVYRFYTGDVYAGEWASGQGHGCGVHTCEDGSRYVGEFKWGVKHGLGHYHFRNGDAYAGEYFADKMHGYGVYSFANGHCYEGSWHDGKRQGLGMYTFRNGETQSGHWQNGVLDIPSTQSATYPVSPVGVNHSRVLNAVQEARRAAEKAYDVAKVDERVNRAVAAANRAANAARVASVKAVQNQMHHNVNSKSIPISIL; translated from the exons ATGCATCAAAAGAAATCCGAACTCCAGATCGGAAAAGAAAGCAGCGGCATCTCTTCCGATTTCAAACCCCTCCTCCACCACTACCACCACCACTCCCACCCTGTCCCGAACCTAGCTCCCAACCACAACCTCGAAACCCTAACCTCTACCGCCCCCTACAAAAGACCCTCCCTCTCCAAATCCCAAACCCTCCACAGATTCCCAAAAGCGCGACACGCCACTGCTCCCTCGGTCACAACCGCCGGCGCAACCGCCACGTGGCTCTCCTCAGCCGTCTCCCTCCGACGGCGCCTTCGTCATCGCGTGcgcctcttcctcttcctctcccTCCCCTTCTTCTACTTCCTCGTCTCCCACCCTACGAACTCCTTCCTCCTCGATTTCCTGTCGGCGTTTTTCTTCTCCGCCGCGCTCTTCTTCTCGCTCAACCTCGCCCTGCCCCGAATCCCCTCCCTCCGCCTCTTTCTCAAGCCCAAGGCCCGGCCCGCGCTCAAGCTCCCCGTGTTCTGTGCCCGGCCCGCCCAGCCCGTGTTTCAATTCTCCGTGGTTGCGTATTCTAACGGCGACGTTTACGAGGGGGAGTTCAGGGGAGGAAAGTGCTGTGGGAGTGGGGTTTACTACTACAGCATGAGTGGGAGGTATGAGGGGGATTGGGTGGAGGGGAAGTACGATGGCTTTGGGGTAGAGACGTGGGCCAGGGGGAGTAGGTACCGGGGGCAGTACCGCCAGGGGCTCCGCCACGGGTTCGGGGTCTATCGGTTTTACACCGGCGATGTTTATGCCGGGGAGTGGGCCAGTGGGCAGGGCCATGGCTGTGGGGTGCACACATGCGAGGATGGGAGCAGGTACGTGGGGGAGTTCAAGTGGGGCGTTAAGCATGGCCTTGGACACTACCATTTTAG AAATGGGGATGCATATGCGGGCGAATACTTTGCGGATAAGATgcatgggtatggagtatataGTTTTGCAAATGGTCATTGTTATGAAGGATCCTGGCATGATGGCAAAAGGCAAGGTCTTGGAATGTATACGTTTAGAAATGGAGAAACCCAGTCTGGTCACTGGCAAAATGGGGTCCTTGACATTCCCAGCACACAGAGTGCCACCTATCCTGTTTCTCCTGTTGGTGTCAATCATTCCAGGGTACTAAATGCAGTGCAG GAAGCAAGAAGAGCAGCTGAGAAGGCCTATGATGTGGCCAAGGTAGATGAAAGAGTGAATAGAGCAGTAGCAGCTGCTAACAGAGCAGCCAATGCAGCTAGAGTAGCTTCTGTCAAGGCTGTGCAAAATCAAATGCATCATAATGTTAACAGCAAGAGCATACCAATCTCCATTTTGTGA